In one Lolium rigidum isolate FL_2022 chromosome 3, APGP_CSIRO_Lrig_0.1, whole genome shotgun sequence genomic region, the following are encoded:
- the LOC124697826 gene encoding cinnamoyl-CoA reductase 1-like, translating to MGVDHVNKANCIASGRGRTVCVTGASGFIASWLVKLLLEKGYTIHGTVRNPDDVAKNAHLRALEGAAERLTLFRVDLLDKESIAAAFRGCEGVFHTACPVTDDPEQMIEPAVTGTRNVINTAADAGGVRRVVMTSSIGAVYMDPSRNLDEEADETCWSDLEFCKNTKNWYCYAKTVAEQAAWELAKQRNLDLVVVNPSLVLGPLLQASVNASTWHIVKYLDGSVQTYANAAQAYAHVRDVADAHARVYEAPAASGRYLCAGRTLHRAEVCRILAKFFPEYPVPTICKDETGEMKKGCRFSSRRIRELGVGFTTASQCLYETVTSLQDKGLLPRCDADMSP from the exons ATGGGTGTTGATCACGTCAACAAGGCAAACTGCATTGCCAGTGGCCGCGGACGCACAGTTTGCGTGACCGGCGCCAGTGGCTTCATCGCGTCATGGCTGGTGAAGCTCCTCCTGGAGAAGGGCTACACCATCCACGGCACGGTTCGGAACCCTG ATGATGTCGCGAAGAATGCGCACCTGAGAGCCCTTGAAGGTGCGGCGGAGCGGCTGACCCTCTTCCGGGTGGACCTGCTCGACAAGGAGAGTATCGCCGCCGCATTCCGCGGATGCGAGGGCGTCTTCCACACCGCCTGCCCCGTCACCGATGACCCG GAGCAAATGATCGAGCCGGCGGTGACCGGGACAAGGAATGTGATCAATACTGCGGCGGACGCGGGTGGCGTCCGGCGTGTGGTGATGACATCGTCGATCGGCGCCGTGTATATGGATCCTAGCCGCAACCTCGACGAGGAGGCCGACGAGACATGCTGGAGCGACCTCGAGttctgcaagaacaccaag AACTGGTACTGCTACGCCAAGACGGTTGCGGAGCAGGCAGCGTGGGAGCTCGCCAAGCAGAGAAACCTCGACCTCGTCGTGGTGAACCCGTCTCTGGTGTTGGGCCCTCTTCTGCAGGCGTCGGTGAACGCCAGCACCTGGCATATCGTCAAGTACCTCGACGGCTCAGTGCAGACGTACGCTAACGCGGCTCAGGCGTACGCACACGTCCGAGACGTTGCTGACGCGCACGCGCGTGTATATGAGGCGCCCGCCGCGAGTGGCCGGTACCTCTGTGCCGGCCGCACGCTGCACCGCGCCGAGGTGTGTCGCATACTCGCCAAGTTCTTCCCAGAGTACCCCGTTCCCACAATATGCAAGGATGAAACGGGcgagatgaagaagggatgccggtTCAGCAGCCGTAGGATCAGGGAGCTCGGCGTCGGTTTCACAACCGCAAGCCAGTGTCTCTACGAAACTGTCACAAGCCTCCAAGACAAGGGCCTGCTACCCCGTTGCGACGCCGATATGTCTCCATGA